The nucleotide window TGCTCTACGCTAAAGTGCTTTTGAGATAAGGATCCTAGTTCGTGTTCTAGAGTCCTTAGGTCGCGTTTGTCTGCGTAGTGCAGTGACAAACAACTCTTGATTGTCCCCCAGTCgtcatcaaatatattatatgatattaAGGCCGTATCCGCAAGACCTTTCACTTTTTGCCTAATGTGCCGTAAGATGGCTCTATAGAGTGGCTTCGTCCTTATCACCTCATAGTCCTGTAAAATAGATTCTACATTGTGGATCCAGGAAATAAATTGGATCGGGTCTCCTTCAAATGTCGGTAGGTTCTTTACATTATCAGGCAATCTGCTAATTTCGGCTAGGTCTGCCTCTGTTAAGTGAATAAGGTTATTTGAGTTAGCGCTTTCGCTGTGTGGGTTGATTCTAGCTTCTAATTGATTTATTCTATTGTTTTATATCTTAGCTTGCTCGATTTGCGCGTTTATAGCGCCTGTAAAGTGTGTGATGGCTTCTTGTACTTGCTCCATACTGAGGCTCACcagtttttacaattttttctattgatAATTGTTATAATCTTgctcttattacaatttattttaaattgctcaatacataaatttgattacaaaaaggtgaataacttaattttaatttttataacagtGTCGGGAGTATCAGCTTCTGCATCCTGATTTCGGGCGGTCCACTTGTTCCTTTTTGAGGTGTTTTACTCCGCTACTTGGGAGTGGATGACGTCACAGTTCAGGCTTTGATTGTTGTCTTGGTGGTTTTGCACTTTTGTCTACACAGTTGAATATGCTGCGAGAATAATTTTCTCAGTTGCACAGTTATTATTGTCGTATTAGAGTCACTTTGAGCACTTGGTGTTATGGCAGCTTTTTGATTCCTTCTTGTTTAGGGGCAacaatagtttttattaatgcACAGTTTTGTTAAGCTGCTTAGTTACTTACACGCGGATAACAGAGGTTTTATTAATGTGCGATTAGAGTTACTTTAAACACTTTGTTTAGATAACAGCAGTTTCCTAACGCTGTTTTTTTCTGCTCGCgggcaacaacaattttatcaaTGCGCGATTTAGAGTTTTCTAACGCTGCTTTTTTCAACCGATATAGacaattaaaatttgaagtctcgggcgccagttaatgcTGTCCACCAATAATATCAACACGCACCTTTGCTGCTGGTAAAAATTGAACTCTctttattcaacaaatttacttagtttttataatcaaattttgcttacttactaaaaacttacatatgtacgagttcCTACTAGCTAGAACTTATTTCTATACATCAAATAATCATAACGTAAGCTAAAACCAGTGCGAACCTCAGTTTAGTTGTGAAACGGCTcacattgcggcggcacggtttccgcttgttatagtgccgacgaaatgtgtttttgttattgcaatttttggaaactaattttatttgatttaattttacttgagcaatgcaaaatattgctgaattagattttacttacaaaattgtctgtatattttgtatatgtgctaacttacatgctatggcatcataagccgtacgtacatatattatttctcttcatattctttgttgaatatgtggagaactgttaaaaatgttaacatttcacagcgtgaattctgtatttgtgtggtgagattccgtgtcgcaaatttatcaaatgttcgctgtcgaacctgcaccttctctatgttttaagttctctggttgagcattcaatgaaaattatgctcagaaatatacattgctattacagacgtatgttggcctttcgcttatatttttatacgtttacatgcaatcatattaattaatatgaatatcattttgcgaatttttctgaattcgttcaaaattgataactttatcattaaattatgctattttctaagtaatatttgtaggtaatgtacaaataagagataccttttaaaaatttcgtatgTTTGATAAAATGTATAtcataaattcacaaatatgtatgtacatacatatgtatgtggatacgttatatatatttatgacatactttcataatatcctaaaaaacttaatatattacaagaatattgtatgtaaattacatttcttcatttaaattatcatacgcatctacatattagcacatagttacatacatacatatgtaagtacaattcaaattcaaatcgtgatattatcatttatcagtaaaaagcgtgagcgcactgctctatatgtacatacatatgcatatgtggaACGAGTATGGTGGCGTTATCTTCCTCCTTCATTTCCCTTTCCAAAGCTTTTACCAGATCCTCCGTGGATTTATTGTGGCGCTTTGCACGGATGCAGGCGctcagctcgctacggagatcTGCTACGGTGCGCCCTTCGATAGCGATGTGGTGTCGTCTGCACTCGGTGATTAATCGGTCCTTCTGCAGCCAGTAAATCCAACTGGTCGTGTCCGTCTCCAGCGTTAGAGCCTTATTCGCTGGAGTACTGCGATGCTTGTGATTGTGCGGGGGGTTTGGCGAACCTAATTCATGAGCGTTGGTGACCGTTTCATGTTTTCCACTGTCACTCACAAAAtcaggtccctgctcgggcgccatttgGGTTtgggtttcgtccatagctgaggtatgctcagccgctccagggtcagccttgggacccatGAAGCCCtggcaaataaaagatttaattcAATAGATGAAGTGTCCACATGcatgatgccttttctgcgcgatGTCTACCCCATACTGTTTACTTCTACTTTTATATACAATGCTACCTATTTCTACTATTGTTACACTTACCCCTGCCTGTTGCTGCCGATGGCGACCGTCCTCGCCGGAGTGCCGGAAGAAAATGATCGCACTGGATGTGAAGTGCTTGTTTATATAGCAGCACAGCGCAGCTTTCGTCAGTGTAGTGGGGTGAGTTGTGTGCGTAGCTTTGGTCAGTGCGGTGAGATGAAGTTTAGGATAATTTTGGTATGGAGAAAAGCTCTACGTTGAGGCCGGGTGTAGTGGTGTtgacgtaaattattgtaaggtggtgAAAGCCAcgttacaaatttaattaaagtaagcaaatgaaaaaaggtgcgtggagtccctacgcgcggatgaagttatacttcttagtgatattccaagaaatgcctatcattttgtatgaaagaaaactggaaaacttaaattcacattttataaatcttaatatataaaaatcacgtgtcacgttgtttgttttcgatgaactcctaaactactgaaccgattctaatgaaatttttaacactgtgtgcagtttggtccaacttgaaagataggatagtttataactctccttatagtcgcattatttatttattgcaaattatttatttattattagcaaAGAGCTATCCACCAGTTGGTGGCGCTAACAGCGGTATTGAGTAAGTGCGGTATGTTAcagtagatggcgctacatttctttctaaattttcatggaTTTAGGCTGTCATAACAAAAGCTGCCACttgctaaaaacattaaatgaaaatgcgttGTTTGAAGTTAATATTATTTGTGGTAAAATTATACGAATCTATGACttccaatattctaaatttaagaaaaaatcacatacaatccgcgaaataaattaagttacgtacatatgtatggtcagACAAATAAACAATGCTGTCACTCTTTTCCAGTAAATCTTCCTCGAATTTGGGAGATTTCAGAGGAATTTAGGAAATCGCAGAGTTGATTTCTGCATGTATTTCCTAAACgcaaagaaaaatttcatttcccggtttcacagtccatacttaagttgtgcctaaataaaatcttagctaagtattgttgcaaactgagtagtcgtttgcgttcacagtcaatgcttaatttttataaaattttattatgatatatggcaacgttatggccaacatatgttttacaaatgtcattcataaaaatatgtttgaaatatttaaattataacagacaatacataaatttgcgaggaaaattatatcgaaaattgatgaaaacaataaaagaaccccaaatttcatcattagcgagtcggagcacctatgggaactgaaggaaaagtataagctgttattgagtgcaaacgaacggacacttgccctacgctacgaaagatgtcgctgaaaattcaaagaaaattcaaaacaaaaatcagctgttatttaagcattgCTTAAGCCTCCCATTTTCAGTGCCTAAGC belongs to Bactrocera neohumeralis isolate Rockhampton unplaced genomic scaffold, APGP_CSIRO_Bneo_wtdbg2-racon-allhic-juicebox.fasta_v2 ctg2779, whole genome shotgun sequence and includes:
- the LOC126766870 gene encoding uncharacterized protein LOC126766870, with protein sequence MGPKADPGAAEHTSAMDETQTQMAPEQGPDFVSDSGKHETVTNAHELGSPNPPHNHKHRSTPANKALTLETDTTSWIYWLQKDRLITECRRHHIAIEGRTVADLRSELSACIRAKRHNKSTEDLVKALEREMKEEDNATILVPHMHMYVHIEQCAHAFY